In Carya illinoinensis cultivar Pawnee chromosome 6, C.illinoinensisPawnee_v1, whole genome shotgun sequence, a single genomic region encodes these proteins:
- the LOC122313700 gene encoding DNA-directed RNA polymerases II, IV and V subunit 3-like, with translation MDGGVTYQRFPKLKIREMRDDVVKFELRETDASMANALRRVMIAEVPTVAIDLVEIEVNSTVLNDEFIAHRLGLIPLTSDRAMSMRFSRDCDACDGDGQCEFCSVEFHLRAKCLTDQTLDVTSKDLYSSDHTVVPVDFSDPNEPGEQRGIIIVKLRRGQELRLRAIARKGIGKDHAKWSPAATVTFMYEPMIRINEDLMETLSLEDKRSWVESSPTKVFDIDPVTQQVVVVDPEAYTYDDEVIKKAESMGKPGLVEIEAKEDSFIFTVESTGAIKASQLVLNAIEILKQKLDAVRLSDDTVEADDQFGELGAHMRGG, from the exons ATGGACGGAGGAGTGACGTACCAGCGTTTCCCGAAGCTGAAAATCCGAGAGATGAGGGACGACGTCGTGAAGTTCGAGCTGCGGGAGACAGACGCCAGCATGGCGAACGCTCTGAGGCGCGTCATGATCGCGGAGGTGCCCACCGTGGCCATCGACCTGGTCGAGATCGAGGTCAACTCCACGGTCCTCAACGACGAGTTCATCGCCCACCGCCTTGGCCTCATCCCCCTCACCAGCGACCGCGCCATGAGCATGCGCTTCTCCCGAGACTGCGACGCCTGCGATGGCGACGGACAGTGCGAGTTCTGCTCCGTCGAGTTCCACCTCCGTGCCAAGTGCCTCACCGACCAAACCCTTGACGTCACCAGCAAGGACCTCTACAGCTCCGACCACACCGTCGTTCCCGTCGATTTCTCCGATCCCAATGAGCCCGGCGAGCAGAG GGGGATTATCATTGTGAAGTTACGTCGTGGACAAGAGCTGAGGCTGAGAGCTATAGCCAGAAAAGGGATTGGTAAAGATCATGCAAAATGGTCGCCTGCTGCTACTGTCACATTCATGTATGAACCAATGATTAGAATTAATGAAGACTTGATGGAAACTTTATCGCTGGAGGATAAAAGAAGTTGGGTTGAGAGCAGTCCTACCAAAGTGTTTGACATCGACCCTGTTACCCAACAG gttGTAGTGGTCGATCCTGAGGCATACACTTATGATGATGAAGTGATCAAGAAAGCAGAGTCTATGGGGAAGCCCGGGCTTGTGGAGATTGAAGCCAAGGAAGATAGTTTTATATTCACTGTAGAATCTACTGGTGCAATCAAAGCTTCTCAGTTGGTACTCAATGCCATAGAAATCCTGAAACAAAAGCTGGATGCAGTTCGTCTGTCAGATGATACTGTAGAAGCTGATGATCAGTTTGGCGAACTGGGTGCTCATATGCGAGGAGGATGA
- the LOC122313890 gene encoding uncharacterized protein LOC122313890, producing the protein MAFATPISASLSLSFSDVRAFSSAMAKAPAAIPRPPLSKCSPTGSSFSTGSPLLIRRTYCQKKPALKAMRPFSIRCEQSSKEANGTVDVWLGRLAMVGFAAAISVEIATGKGLLEIEMLLDLWDTLHKIQRVQLQLKIDSPELPALREFWAHISPAYSSLGSYRIGGRFNCDFYLPVCFKRLIAFQLGCFILLSFQFLKNLIDCVFLLLLCKLYAKASASF; encoded by the exons ATGGCCTTTGCAACTCCAATCTCAGCGTCTCTCTCCCTTTCCTTTAGTG ATGTTCGAGCTTTTAGCTCAGCCATGGCCAAAGCCCCTGCTGCAATTCCTCGGCCTCCTCTTTCTAAATGCTCACCAACTGGGTCCTCCTTCTCTACCGGTTCTCCGCTCT TGATACGAAGAACTTATTGTCAAAAGAAGCCTGCCCTCAAAGCTATGCGACCATTTTCCATCAGATGTGAGCAAAGTAGCAAGGAGGCAAACGGTACTGTGGATGTATGGCTAGGCCGGCTTGCAATGGTTGGCTTTGCAGCGGCTATTAGTGTTGAAATAGCAACAGGCAAGGGACTCCTGGAG ATCGAAATGCTATTGGATTTATGGGACACGCTGCATAAAATCCAGCGGGTCCAACTCCAACTCAAGATTGACTCACCAGAATTACCAGCTCTTAGAG aATTTTGGGCTCACATCTCCCCTGCCTACAGTAGCCTTGGCAGTTACCGGATTGGTGGTCGTTTTAACTGCGATTTTTATCTTCCAGTCTGCTTCAAAAGATTGATCGCGTTTCAGCTAGGTTGCTTCATTTTGTTAAGTTTCCAATTCTTAAAAAATCTAATAGATTgcgtttttcttcttttgttatgTAAACTGTATGCAAAGGCCAGTGCCAGTTTTTAG
- the LOC122313891 gene encoding putative ribosome biogenesis protein slx9-like gives MGKSRSLPQSMSKADLKFEKKRQFYGKVRETVASLSAQKAIGKKKKLRSRQKKLKAYDLSSLSEFLPELKSQRQPTELKLNCKSRQKLILKEGKHLSMVLSHPAFQSDPFAAIHQHLQSTQPIVDEKPEKRSNKNGGKKRKGKKIKSLDGPQSMVV, from the exons ATGGGGAAGTCACGCTCGCT ACCGCAATCAATGTCTAAAGCGGACCTCAAATTCGAGAAGAAGCGCCAGTTCTATGGCA AGGTTAGAGAGACTGTTGCTTCCTTGAGTGCTCAGAAGGCCATTGGTAAG AAAAAGAAACTTCGAAGCcggcaaaagaaattaaaagcatatgatctctcttctctctccgaGTTCCTTCCTGAGTTGAAGTCCCAGAGGCAACCAACTGAGTTAAAGCTGAATTGTAAATCCAGACAAAAGTTAAT CTTGAAGGAAGGAAAACACTTGAGCATGGTTCTTAGCCATCCTGCATTCCAGTCAGATCCCTTTGCCGCCATTCATCAACACCTACAAAGCACACAACCGATTGTAGATGAGAAGCCTGAGAAAAGGAGTAACAAAAATGGaggaaagaagagaaagggaaagaaaattaaatcttTAGATGGACCCCAATCGATGGTCGTGTGA